A window of the Lactuca sativa cultivar Salinas chromosome 5, Lsat_Salinas_v11, whole genome shotgun sequence genome harbors these coding sequences:
- the LOC111910355 gene encoding oligouridylate-binding protein 1B isoform X2, giving the protein MQHQHQRLKQQQQQALMQQALLQQQSLYHPGLLAPPQIEPIPSGNLPPGFDPNTCRSVYVGNIHMQVTEPLLQEVFASTGPVEGCKLIRKEKSSYGFIHYFDRRSAALAIVSLNGRHLFGQPIKVNWAYASGQREDTSGHYNIFVGDLSPEVTDAMLFACFSVYASCSDARVMWDQKTGRSRGFGFVSFRNQQDAQSAINDLTGKWLGSRQIRCNWATKGAGTSEEKQGSDSKSVVELTNGSSEDGKEPVNSEAPENNPQYTTVYVGNLAPEVTQLELHRHFHSLGAGIIEEVRIQPDKGFGFVRYNTHGEAALAIQMGNTQSILYGKQIKCSWGSKPTPPGTSSNPLPPPVAAPMLSAADLLAYERQLAISKMGMGGLMHPSQHHFKQGGMSVGAAGASQAIYDGGFQSVAAAQQLMYYQ; this is encoded by the exons ATGCAACATCAACATCAGAGGTTgaagcaacaacaacagcaagCTCTTATGCAGCAAGCTCTCCTTCAACAACAATCTCTCTATCATCCTGGCCTCTTAGCACCTCCACAG ATTGAGCCAATCCCAAGTGGAAATCTGCCTCCTGGGTTTGATCCAAATACATGCCGCAGTGT GTATGTGGGGAATATTCATATGCAAGTAACCGAACCACTTCTTCAAGAAGTTTTTGCAAGCACTGGTCCTGTTGAAGGCTGCAAACTCATTAGAAAAGAGAAG TCATCTTATGGGTTTATACACTACTTTGATCGTAGATCAGCTGCACTTGCTATCGTATCTCTAAATGGAAGACATTT GTTTGGACAACCTATTAAAGTTAATTGGGCATATGCCAGTGGACAGAGGGAGGACACTTCTG GTCACTACAACATATTTGTTGGTGATCTGAGCCCTGAAGTCACTGATGCTATGTTGTTTGCATGCTTCTCTGTTTATGCTAGTTGTTC GGATGCGAGGGTTATGTGGGATCAAAAAACGGGTCGTTCACGAGGTTTTGGGTTTGTTTCCTTCCGGAATCAACAG GATGCTCAAAGTGCTATCAATGACTTAACCG GGAAATGGCTCGGAAGTAGACAAATACGCTGCAATTGGGCCACCAAAGGTGCTGGTACTAGTGAAGAAAAACAGGGATCAGATTCCAAAAGTGTAGTGGAGCTAACAAATGGGTCTTCAG AGGATGGGAAGGAGCCTGTTAATAGCGAGGCCCCTGAAAATAACCCACAGTATACAACTGTTTATGTTGGCAACCTTGCTCCAGAA gtTACTCAGCTTGAGCTGCATCGGCATTTCCATTCCCTTGGTGCTGGTATAATTGAGGAAGTTAGGATTCAACCGGATAAAGGATTTGGTTTTGTGAGATACAATACACATGGTGAAGCGGCTTTAGCAATTCAAATGGGAAACACCCAATCCATTCTTTATGGCAAACAAATTAAG TGTTCTTGGGGAAGCAAGCCGACGCCACCTGGAACGAGTTCAAATCCGCTTCCGCCACCTGTCGCAGCACCGATGTTGTCAGCGGCTGACCTGTTGGCGTATGAGCGACAGCTGGCGATAAGTAAGATGGGAATGGGAGGGCTGATGCATCCTAGTCAGCATCATTTTAAACAAGGGGGGATGAGTGTGGGTGCAGCCGGGGCTAGCCAGGCCATTTATGATGGTGGTTTTCAGAGTGTTGCTGCTGCACAGCAACTCATGTATTATCAGTGA
- the LOC111910355 gene encoding oligouridylate-binding protein 1B isoform X1: MQHQHQRLKQQQQQALMQQALLQQQSLYHPGLLAPPQAIKHACLDSHGRLGECFLFIEPIPSGNLPPGFDPNTCRSVYVGNIHMQVTEPLLQEVFASTGPVEGCKLIRKEKSSYGFIHYFDRRSAALAIVSLNGRHLFGQPIKVNWAYASGQREDTSGHYNIFVGDLSPEVTDAMLFACFSVYASCSDARVMWDQKTGRSRGFGFVSFRNQQDAQSAINDLTGKWLGSRQIRCNWATKGAGTSEEKQGSDSKSVVELTNGSSEDGKEPVNSEAPENNPQYTTVYVGNLAPEVTQLELHRHFHSLGAGIIEEVRIQPDKGFGFVRYNTHGEAALAIQMGNTQSILYGKQIKCSWGSKPTPPGTSSNPLPPPVAAPMLSAADLLAYERQLAISKMGMGGLMHPSQHHFKQGGMSVGAAGASQAIYDGGFQSVAAAQQLMYYQ, translated from the exons ATGCAACATCAACATCAGAGGTTgaagcaacaacaacagcaagCTCTTATGCAGCAAGCTCTCCTTCAACAACAATCTCTCTATCATCCTGGCCTCTTAGCACCTCCACAG GCAATTAAACATGCCTGTCTTGATTCTCATGGGAGACTGGGTGAATGCTTTTTATTC ATTGAGCCAATCCCAAGTGGAAATCTGCCTCCTGGGTTTGATCCAAATACATGCCGCAGTGT GTATGTGGGGAATATTCATATGCAAGTAACCGAACCACTTCTTCAAGAAGTTTTTGCAAGCACTGGTCCTGTTGAAGGCTGCAAACTCATTAGAAAAGAGAAG TCATCTTATGGGTTTATACACTACTTTGATCGTAGATCAGCTGCACTTGCTATCGTATCTCTAAATGGAAGACATTT GTTTGGACAACCTATTAAAGTTAATTGGGCATATGCCAGTGGACAGAGGGAGGACACTTCTG GTCACTACAACATATTTGTTGGTGATCTGAGCCCTGAAGTCACTGATGCTATGTTGTTTGCATGCTTCTCTGTTTATGCTAGTTGTTC GGATGCGAGGGTTATGTGGGATCAAAAAACGGGTCGTTCACGAGGTTTTGGGTTTGTTTCCTTCCGGAATCAACAG GATGCTCAAAGTGCTATCAATGACTTAACCG GGAAATGGCTCGGAAGTAGACAAATACGCTGCAATTGGGCCACCAAAGGTGCTGGTACTAGTGAAGAAAAACAGGGATCAGATTCCAAAAGTGTAGTGGAGCTAACAAATGGGTCTTCAG AGGATGGGAAGGAGCCTGTTAATAGCGAGGCCCCTGAAAATAACCCACAGTATACAACTGTTTATGTTGGCAACCTTGCTCCAGAA gtTACTCAGCTTGAGCTGCATCGGCATTTCCATTCCCTTGGTGCTGGTATAATTGAGGAAGTTAGGATTCAACCGGATAAAGGATTTGGTTTTGTGAGATACAATACACATGGTGAAGCGGCTTTAGCAATTCAAATGGGAAACACCCAATCCATTCTTTATGGCAAACAAATTAAG TGTTCTTGGGGAAGCAAGCCGACGCCACCTGGAACGAGTTCAAATCCGCTTCCGCCACCTGTCGCAGCACCGATGTTGTCAGCGGCTGACCTGTTGGCGTATGAGCGACAGCTGGCGATAAGTAAGATGGGAATGGGAGGGCTGATGCATCCTAGTCAGCATCATTTTAAACAAGGGGGGATGAGTGTGGGTGCAGCCGGGGCTAGCCAGGCCATTTATGATGGTGGTTTTCAGAGTGTTGCTGCTGCACAGCAACTCATGTATTATCAGTGA
- the LOC111910355 gene encoding oligouridylate-binding protein 1B isoform X3 produces the protein MQVTEPLLQEVFASTGPVEGCKLIRKEKSSYGFIHYFDRRSAALAIVSLNGRHLFGQPIKVNWAYASGQREDTSGHYNIFVGDLSPEVTDAMLFACFSVYASCSDARVMWDQKTGRSRGFGFVSFRNQQDAQSAINDLTGKWLGSRQIRCNWATKGAGTSEEKQGSDSKSVVELTNGSSEDGKEPVNSEAPENNPQYTTVYVGNLAPEVTQLELHRHFHSLGAGIIEEVRIQPDKGFGFVRYNTHGEAALAIQMGNTQSILYGKQIKCSWGSKPTPPGTSSNPLPPPVAAPMLSAADLLAYERQLAISKMGMGGLMHPSQHHFKQGGMSVGAAGASQAIYDGGFQSVAAAQQLMYYQ, from the exons ATGCAAGTAACCGAACCACTTCTTCAAGAAGTTTTTGCAAGCACTGGTCCTGTTGAAGGCTGCAAACTCATTAGAAAAGAGAAG TCATCTTATGGGTTTATACACTACTTTGATCGTAGATCAGCTGCACTTGCTATCGTATCTCTAAATGGAAGACATTT GTTTGGACAACCTATTAAAGTTAATTGGGCATATGCCAGTGGACAGAGGGAGGACACTTCTG GTCACTACAACATATTTGTTGGTGATCTGAGCCCTGAAGTCACTGATGCTATGTTGTTTGCATGCTTCTCTGTTTATGCTAGTTGTTC GGATGCGAGGGTTATGTGGGATCAAAAAACGGGTCGTTCACGAGGTTTTGGGTTTGTTTCCTTCCGGAATCAACAG GATGCTCAAAGTGCTATCAATGACTTAACCG GGAAATGGCTCGGAAGTAGACAAATACGCTGCAATTGGGCCACCAAAGGTGCTGGTACTAGTGAAGAAAAACAGGGATCAGATTCCAAAAGTGTAGTGGAGCTAACAAATGGGTCTTCAG AGGATGGGAAGGAGCCTGTTAATAGCGAGGCCCCTGAAAATAACCCACAGTATACAACTGTTTATGTTGGCAACCTTGCTCCAGAA gtTACTCAGCTTGAGCTGCATCGGCATTTCCATTCCCTTGGTGCTGGTATAATTGAGGAAGTTAGGATTCAACCGGATAAAGGATTTGGTTTTGTGAGATACAATACACATGGTGAAGCGGCTTTAGCAATTCAAATGGGAAACACCCAATCCATTCTTTATGGCAAACAAATTAAG TGTTCTTGGGGAAGCAAGCCGACGCCACCTGGAACGAGTTCAAATCCGCTTCCGCCACCTGTCGCAGCACCGATGTTGTCAGCGGCTGACCTGTTGGCGTATGAGCGACAGCTGGCGATAAGTAAGATGGGAATGGGAGGGCTGATGCATCCTAGTCAGCATCATTTTAAACAAGGGGGGATGAGTGTGGGTGCAGCCGGGGCTAGCCAGGCCATTTATGATGGTGGTTTTCAGAGTGTTGCTGCTGCACAGCAACTCATGTATTATCAGTGA